One segment of Comamonas thiooxydans DNA contains the following:
- a CDS encoding nitrogen regulation protein NR(II), translating into MTDPLNTALDALPEDHPVHWPWRRWRMAWKRWSLWTLLVALVVSMLVTMVWLAGRYEASQVQEKLERDTANAVGDIRAALGRNLQDLLALSAYSSKHAAWREHATELLQQRRDLMRIEWRGENMRLIEHAETPYRTLLVEDESHLPELHSGEALTCTQARRVNGPSYSPSRFQLLGEGLGTETMQVCMPLTENGHVVGYVLGTYSLQGILMAQVGKSLPRTQEVSFTEPDGTRLAMVGAAWRGSRMFTAQQLLDLPGNTLVLRMDSWHHAPSVFPNVMTALVTGMSIALVTVVVVLVRDNRRRLRAERDLGDALAFRKAMEDSLVTGMRARDLQGRITYVNPAFCNMVGFSAQELLGLNVAPYWPPELAQEYVSRRDQRLAGLLPTPRQGHESVFMRKDGSRFPVLIFEAPLITAQGQHTGWMSAFIDISEQRRMEEMSRASQERLQATARLATVGEMASMLSHELTQPLAAISSYATGSLNLLEHEPTDPQAPHLKDLRMALERISFQADRAGKVIKSVRDFVRRRDKSREVVQPVELIDAVMPLVYLQAHKLNATVQLELEPDLPGVLCDVTMVEQVLLNLARNGMQAMDLPELKERVLTMAVRRSSDGNNARWVEFSIMDCGAGISAEVAEQLFTPFFTTRTEGMGLGLSLCRTVVEQHGGHLDYRPHLPQGTEFVFTLPAPWEPREN; encoded by the coding sequence GTGACTGATCCGCTGAATACCGCTCTTGACGCACTGCCCGAGGACCATCCTGTCCATTGGCCCTGGCGGCGCTGGCGCATGGCCTGGAAGCGCTGGTCGCTATGGACCTTGCTGGTGGCGCTGGTGGTCAGCATGCTGGTCACCATGGTCTGGCTGGCCGGACGCTATGAGGCATCGCAGGTGCAGGAAAAGCTGGAGCGCGACACCGCCAATGCGGTCGGCGATATCCGTGCAGCGCTGGGCCGCAATCTGCAGGACCTGCTGGCGCTGAGCGCCTACAGCAGCAAGCATGCCGCCTGGCGCGAGCATGCGACCGAATTGCTGCAGCAGCGCCGCGACCTGATGCGCATCGAATGGCGGGGCGAAAACATGCGCCTCATCGAGCATGCCGAGACGCCTTATCGCACCTTGCTGGTCGAGGACGAAAGCCATTTGCCCGAGCTGCATTCGGGCGAGGCCCTGACCTGTACCCAGGCCAGGCGCGTCAACGGGCCATCGTACTCGCCCAGCCGCTTCCAGCTGCTGGGCGAGGGCCTGGGCACGGAGACCATGCAGGTCTGCATGCCGCTGACGGAGAACGGCCATGTGGTGGGCTATGTGCTGGGCACGTACAGCCTGCAAGGCATTCTGATGGCCCAGGTGGGCAAGTCCTTGCCGCGCACCCAGGAGGTTTCGTTCACCGAGCCGGACGGCACGCGTCTGGCCATGGTGGGGGCGGCCTGGCGCGGCTCGCGCATGTTCACGGCCCAGCAACTGTTGGACCTGCCAGGCAACACCCTGGTGCTGCGCATGGACAGCTGGCATCACGCGCCCAGCGTCTTTCCGAATGTGATGACGGCGCTGGTGACCGGCATGTCGATCGCGCTGGTGACCGTGGTGGTGGTGCTGGTGCGCGACAACCGCCGCCGCCTGCGGGCCGAGCGCGATCTGGGCGATGCGCTGGCCTTTCGCAAGGCCATGGAGGACTCCCTGGTCACGGGCATGCGTGCACGCGATCTCCAGGGTCGCATCACCTATGTGAACCCGGCCTTCTGCAATATGGTGGGCTTCAGCGCGCAGGAGCTGCTGGGCCTCAATGTGGCGCCTTACTGGCCGCCCGAACTGGCCCAGGAATATGTGAGCCGGCGCGATCAGCGCCTTGCCGGCCTGCTGCCCACACCGCGCCAGGGCCATGAGAGCGTGTTCATGCGCAAGGACGGCTCGCGTTTTCCGGTGCTGATTTTCGAGGCGCCGCTGATCACCGCCCAGGGCCAGCACACGGGCTGGATGAGCGCTTTCATCGATATCAGCGAGCAGCGCCGCATGGAGGAGATGTCGCGTGCCTCCCAGGAGCGCCTGCAGGCCACAGCACGCCTTGCTACGGTGGGCGAGATGGCCTCCATGCTCAGCCATGAGCTGACACAGCCGCTGGCCGCCATTTCCAGCTATGCCACGGGCTCGCTCAATCTGCTGGAGCATGAGCCGACTGACCCTCAGGCCCCGCATCTCAAGGACTTGCGCATGGCTCTGGAGCGCATCAGTTTTCAGGCCGACCGCGCGGGCAAGGTCATCAAGAGCGTGCGCGATTTCGTGCGCCGACGCGACAAGTCCAGAGAGGTGGTGCAGCCCGTGGAGCTGATCGATGCCGTCATGCCCCTGGTCTATCTGCAGGCGCACAAGCTCAATGCAACAGTGCAGCTGGAGCTGGAGCCCGATCTGCCGGGGGTGCTGTGCGATGTCACCATGGTCGAGCAGGTGCTGCTCAATCTGGCGCGCAACGGCATGCAGGCCATGGACCTGCCTGAGCTCAAGGAGAGGGTGTTGACCATGGCTGTCAGGCGCAGTTCTGACGGTAATAACGCGCGTTGGGTAGAATTTTCCATCATGGACTGCGGCGCCGGCATTTCTGCGGAAGTCGCCGAGCAGCTGTTCACCCCCTTCTTCACCACGCGCACCGAAGGCATGGGCCTGGGCCTGAGTCTGTGCCGCACGGTGGTGGAGCAACATGGTGGTCACCTTGATTACCGCCCGCACCTCCCGCAGGGCACGGAGTTTGTCTTCACGCTTCCGGCCCCCTGGGAACCCAGAGAGAACTAG
- a CDS encoding carbon-nitrogen hydrolase family protein, translated as MKIAALQMVSGQDVAANLAQARSLMQQAAALGAELVVLPEYFCAMGARDTDKLAYREVFGQGPIQDFMAGAARQLQLWVVAGTLPLQAADDSHVLNTSLVYSPEGECVARYDKIHLFQFDNGRESYTEAAVVQAGSQPVVCDIQARDGARWRLGLSVCYDLRFPELYRALSAQGADLLLVPSAFTYTTGQAHWEVLLRARAIENLAYVLAPGQGGVHENGRRTWGHSLLIDPWGEVQGLQAGGSGVVAGELNRDRLLQVRQQLPALTHRVL; from the coding sequence ATGAAGATTGCCGCTCTACAAATGGTCTCGGGTCAGGACGTCGCAGCCAATCTGGCGCAGGCGCGCAGCCTGATGCAGCAGGCTGCCGCCCTGGGTGCGGAGCTGGTGGTGCTGCCCGAGTATTTCTGTGCCATGGGAGCCAGGGACACCGACAAGCTGGCCTACCGGGAGGTTTTTGGCCAGGGGCCGATCCAGGATTTCATGGCCGGGGCTGCCAGGCAACTGCAGCTATGGGTGGTGGCCGGCACGCTGCCGCTGCAGGCCGCTGACGACAGCCATGTGCTCAACACCAGTCTGGTCTATTCGCCCGAGGGCGAATGCGTGGCCCGCTACGACAAGATCCACCTCTTTCAGTTCGACAACGGGCGCGAGAGCTATACCGAGGCCGCCGTGGTGCAGGCGGGCAGCCAGCCCGTGGTCTGCGACATACAGGCCAGAGACGGCGCCCGCTGGCGCCTGGGCCTGAGCGTCTGCTATGACCTTCGCTTTCCCGAGCTGTACCGCGCGCTCAGCGCACAGGGGGCCGATCTGCTGCTGGTGCCCAGTGCCTTCACCTACACCACGGGCCAGGCGCACTGGGAGGTGCTGCTGCGGGCACGGGCGATAGAGAACCTGGCCTATGTGCTGGCACCGGGCCAGGGCGGCGTGCATGAAAACGGTCGTCGCACCTGGGGCCACAGTCTGCTGATCGACCCCTGGGGCGAGGTGCAGGGCCTGCAGGCCGGCGGCAGTGGCGTGGTGGCGGGAGAGCTCAATCGTGACCGCTTGCTGCAAGTGCGCCAGCAATTGCCGGCCTTGACCCATCGTGTGCTGTGA
- a CDS encoding YhdP family protein codes for MARWSLGLVLSLWLLLATVWGVLHFWIVPRIEQWRPELESLASRSLGVPVSIGRLSAYRSGLVPTFELGDVVLHDPANKSEALLLPKVVVAVSAHSLMTLGVEQIYLEGPDLTVRRDADGQIFVAGIAVSSDPGQGTDSDWIFSQPEIAIRSGKLQWVDELRNAAPLQLQDVDLVLRNKRWHHSLRLDATPPEGWGQRFTVMGNFKEPLLSVHEGRLERWSGQAYLDFTHIDLSHLGQYLGPQDWKLQQGKGSVRAWLDVDHGQPVGGVADVAVQALQLQWRDRPEPLALQALRGRLRAKNQNGYQFSVQGLQFTADDGLNWPRGDFSLRYVPTGASEQGSQGEHGDVQADGIDLAIAAQMLQRLPLPESVQTQLKALAPTGQLSDLKLSWRGPLQQLGQYKASGRFEQLGLRSQASQEGPHSIGIPGVRGLSGKFTLDQDSGEATLTKTAASNQAMLSFPGVFEDPDIPFDQFDSLVRWQLQDKGQSIKVQVPRLRFANEDTAGQAQASWQSGAGTKEQPRFPGLLDLQGQLSRAKGERIYRYLPQDLGSEALRYVREAITTGQASAVNFRVKGELEHVPFEKPGKGEFHISAQVHDVNYQFVPGYLLDPGEKPWPPLTRLSGELVFDRNSMQVRKAKGFLGHTAIVVDEAQAGVADWNLTEVEVNAKAHGALGDMLSLVQGSALSALTAHALDGSKATGNARLSLRLHLPTMHMERSKVQGEVALAGNTLQLMPDVPTLSQLRGNVQFSETGFQLSGVQARSLGGDVRIEGGMKPAADAATAPVQVRVDGIATAQGLRDAKEMSELVALGKHLQGQARYGLQIKVLHSVPEISLQSDLQGMAVMLPAPLGKAADSSLALRVNRTVPAVAKPLTDQFSVQWGNQAAALLERDISGAQARITRGSLELVESGKAEAALPPAGLQARVQLPVLDLDAWSRLWPDGAGGAADGPGTEEESWRQFVPQQLALKAREVKLHGRSLHDVSLQLSHANKVWTNQIQSRELAGRVEYREPSAQEPGGLVIAKLSRLSIPDGPDEGLDAAAEQTGNVRELPALQVSVDDFQLGKRSLGKLDVVARNHGLSVGAGQREWQLSRFNISTPEATLTAQGSWGLRSSDKKHPGQTQLQFQLNLRDVGKLLNRFDMPGVVANGQGQLQGEISWTGAPVTPEFKTMSGAVHLEVQKGQFLKADPGLAKLLGVLSLQSLPRRLTLDFRDVFRNGFSFDFMRGDVTIERGIAKTNNMQMKGVNAAVLMEGSADIDKETQDLHVVVVPEINALSASLVATAINPVVGLSSFLAQMILRGPLIAATTKEFHIHGSWEDPQVTELPRRSVPKAGADDVGKQPAAAPGSEEKP; via the coding sequence TTGGCACGGTGGTCTCTGGGACTGGTCCTTAGCCTGTGGCTGCTGCTGGCCACCGTGTGGGGGGTGCTCCATTTCTGGATTGTGCCGCGAATCGAACAGTGGCGCCCCGAGCTGGAATCCCTGGCCTCACGCAGCCTGGGTGTACCGGTTTCCATTGGCCGGCTGAGTGCTTACCGCTCGGGTCTGGTACCGACCTTCGAGCTGGGCGACGTAGTCCTGCATGACCCCGCGAACAAAAGTGAGGCCTTGCTGCTGCCCAAGGTGGTGGTGGCGGTCTCTGCCCATTCGCTGATGACCCTGGGAGTCGAGCAGATATACCTGGAAGGGCCGGATCTGACGGTCCGCCGCGATGCCGACGGCCAGATCTTTGTGGCCGGTATTGCCGTGTCATCCGATCCGGGGCAGGGAACCGACTCCGACTGGATCTTCTCCCAGCCCGAAATCGCCATCCGCAGCGGCAAGCTGCAGTGGGTGGACGAGCTGCGCAATGCTGCGCCCTTGCAACTGCAGGATGTGGATCTGGTGCTGCGCAACAAGCGCTGGCACCACTCCCTGCGGCTGGATGCCACGCCGCCAGAGGGCTGGGGCCAGCGCTTCACGGTCATGGGCAACTTCAAGGAGCCTTTGCTGTCGGTGCATGAAGGGCGTCTGGAGCGCTGGAGCGGACAGGCTTATCTGGACTTCACGCATATCGACCTGTCCCATCTTGGCCAGTATCTGGGTCCGCAGGATTGGAAGCTGCAGCAGGGCAAGGGCTCGGTCAGGGCCTGGCTGGATGTGGATCACGGACAGCCCGTGGGCGGGGTGGCCGATGTCGCGGTACAGGCGCTGCAACTTCAATGGCGGGACAGACCTGAGCCCCTGGCCCTGCAGGCCTTGCGGGGGCGCCTGCGGGCCAAGAACCAGAACGGTTACCAGTTTTCCGTCCAGGGGTTGCAGTTCACGGCCGATGACGGCCTGAACTGGCCCAGAGGCGATTTCAGCCTGCGCTATGTGCCGACCGGTGCTTCCGAGCAGGGCAGCCAGGGCGAACATGGTGATGTTCAGGCCGATGGCATCGACCTGGCCATTGCGGCGCAGATGCTGCAGCGCCTGCCCCTGCCGGAGTCCGTGCAGACCCAGCTCAAGGCGCTTGCGCCGACAGGACAGCTGAGTGATCTCAAGCTGTCATGGCGCGGACCTCTGCAGCAGCTGGGGCAGTACAAGGCCTCGGGGCGCTTCGAGCAGTTGGGCTTGCGTTCCCAAGCTTCGCAGGAGGGCCCGCACAGCATAGGTATTCCCGGCGTGCGGGGGCTGAGTGGCAAGTTCACCCTGGACCAGGACAGCGGCGAGGCAACGCTGACCAAGACGGCGGCCTCCAATCAGGCCATGCTGAGCTTCCCCGGAGTGTTTGAAGACCCCGATATCCCGTTCGACCAGTTCGACAGCCTGGTGCGCTGGCAGTTGCAGGACAAGGGCCAGTCCATCAAGGTGCAAGTGCCCCGCCTGCGTTTCGCCAATGAAGATACGGCCGGCCAGGCCCAGGCCAGCTGGCAGTCCGGTGCAGGGACCAAGGAGCAGCCACGCTTTCCGGGACTGCTGGATCTGCAGGGGCAGCTCAGCCGCGCCAAGGGTGAACGCATTTATCGCTATCTGCCCCAGGATCTGGGCAGCGAGGCATTGCGCTATGTGCGCGAGGCCATTACCACGGGTCAGGCCAGTGCAGTGAACTTCCGCGTCAAGGGCGAGCTCGAGCATGTGCCGTTTGAAAAACCGGGCAAGGGCGAATTCCACATCAGTGCCCAGGTGCATGATGTGAACTACCAGTTTGTGCCCGGCTATCTGCTCGACCCCGGCGAAAAGCCCTGGCCGCCGCTGACCAGGCTGTCGGGCGAGCTGGTGTTCGACCGCAACTCCATGCAAGTGCGCAAGGCCAAGGGCTTTCTGGGGCATACCGCCATCGTGGTTGATGAAGCACAGGCCGGAGTGGCCGACTGGAACCTGACCGAGGTGGAGGTCAACGCCAAGGCTCATGGAGCTCTGGGCGATATGCTGAGCCTGGTTCAAGGCTCTGCCCTGTCTGCGCTGACTGCCCACGCTCTGGATGGCAGCAAGGCCACGGGCAATGCCAGGCTCAGCCTCAGGCTGCATCTGCCCACCATGCATATGGAGCGCAGCAAGGTACAGGGTGAAGTGGCGCTGGCGGGCAATACGCTGCAGCTGATGCCCGATGTGCCCACACTCAGCCAACTGCGCGGCAATGTGCAGTTTTCGGAGACCGGCTTTCAGCTCTCGGGCGTGCAGGCCAGATCTCTGGGCGGTGATGTGCGCATAGAGGGCGGCATGAAGCCTGCCGCCGACGCCGCCACGGCTCCGGTGCAAGTGCGCGTAGACGGTATTGCCACGGCCCAGGGCCTGCGTGACGCCAAGGAGATGAGCGAGCTGGTGGCTCTGGGCAAGCATCTGCAAGGCCAGGCCCGTTATGGCCTGCAGATCAAGGTGCTGCACAGCGTGCCGGAAATCAGCCTGCAGTCCGACCTGCAGGGCATGGCGGTCATGTTGCCAGCTCCTTTGGGCAAGGCGGCCGACAGCTCCCTGGCCTTGCGTGTCAACCGCACGGTGCCAGCCGTGGCCAAGCCGCTGACCGATCAGTTCAGCGTGCAATGGGGCAATCAGGCTGCAGCCTTGCTGGAGCGCGATATCAGCGGGGCGCAGGCTCGCATCACACGCGGCAGCCTGGAGCTGGTGGAGTCAGGCAAGGCGGAAGCCGCTTTGCCGCCTGCCGGCCTGCAGGCCAGGGTGCAACTGCCGGTGCTTGATCTGGATGCCTGGAGTCGCTTGTGGCCCGATGGCGCAGGAGGCGCAGCCGATGGCCCCGGTACCGAGGAAGAGAGCTGGCGCCAGTTTGTGCCGCAGCAGCTGGCGCTCAAGGCGCGCGAGGTGAAGCTCCATGGCCGTTCGCTGCACGATGTATCCCTGCAGCTCAGCCATGCCAACAAGGTCTGGACCAACCAGATCCAGTCACGCGAGCTGGCGGGGCGTGTGGAGTATCGCGAGCCCTCTGCGCAGGAGCCGGGCGGCCTGGTCATCGCCAAGCTCTCGCGTCTGAGCATTCCCGACGGCCCGGACGAAGGGCTGGATGCTGCTGCGGAACAAACCGGCAATGTGCGCGAGTTACCGGCCTTGCAGGTCAGTGTGGACGACTTCCAGCTGGGCAAGCGTTCGCTGGGCAAGCTGGATGTGGTGGCGCGCAATCATGGGTTGTCCGTCGGCGCGGGGCAGCGCGAATGGCAGCTGTCGCGCTTCAATATCAGCACGCCGGAGGCGACGTTGACGGCCCAGGGTTCCTGGGGGCTGCGCTCCAGTGACAAAAAGCACCCGGGTCAGACCCAGCTGCAGTTCCAGCTCAATCTGCGCGATGTGGGCAAGCTGCTCAATCGCTTTGACATGCCTGGCGTGGTTGCCAATGGACAGGGCCAGCTGCAGGGTGAAATCAGCTGGACAGGGGCGCCCGTGACGCCGGAGTTCAAGACCATGTCCGGCGCCGTGCATCTGGAGGTGCAAAAAGGCCAGTTCCTCAAGGCAGATCCGGGACTGGCCAAGCTGCTGGGCGTGCTCAGCCTGCAGTCCTTGCCCAGGCGGCTGACGCTGGACTTCCGCGACGTGTTCCGTAACGGCTTCTCTTTCGACTTCATGCGGGGCGACGTCACCATAGAGCGCGGCATTGCCAAGACGAATAACATGCAGATGAAGGGCGTGAACGCGGCCGTGCTGATGGAGGGCTCTGCCGATATCGACAAGGAAACCCAGGACCTGCATGTGGTGGTGGTGCCGGAGATCAACGCCCTGTCCGCCTCCCTGGTTGCGACGGCCATCAATCCCGTGGTGGGGCTGAGCAGCTTTCTGGCCCAGATGATTTTGCGTGGCCCGCTGATTGCGGCCACGACCAAGGAGTTCCATATCCACGGCAGCTGGGAAGACCCGCAGGTGACCGAGCTGCCCAGGCGCAGCGTGCCCAAAGCCGGTGCCGACGATGTCGGCAAGCAGCCCGCTGCCGCTCCAGGTTCAGAGGAGAAGCCATGA
- the glnE gene encoding bifunctional [glutamate--ammonia ligase]-adenylyl-L-tyrosine phosphorylase/[glutamate--ammonia-ligase] adenylyltransferase, with protein sequence MAENALNVPSPAQYSRFVQRLHRRYENWFDALPPGAPDRALMEQALGTLHSRGLDLSAALRVLRQLVMERIIVLDCEQQAPLAVVTKAVTELAELALDRACTQVRAELDTRHGAPQGPAGQEVQFWVIGMGKLGARELNVSSDIDLIYVYEHDGDTQGKADGRGVISNHEYFGRAVKGIFSLIGDTTEHGFVFRVDLALRPNGNSGAPAVSLSSLEEYLQIHGREWERFAWLKSRIVAPLADIQTPNVQALRGVVLPFVFRRYLDYAVFDSLRSLHRQIRDHASKRSAGHPERANDVKLSRGGIREIEFIVQLLQVVRGGQFPELRRRPTLEALQRLVQANLMSAEIADALSRAYIFLRQVEHRIQYLDDQQTHVLPTRDDDLLWIARTLGYADACGFLHQLDEHRELVAQEFDTLLGGDSQQCSNGHCNAAKAAAGGPPTPRDIEDLIEALPPSLAGQVADWRSNTRINGLRDEARARLFRLVERTSQWVESGQSGEEAAKRFLQWLEPLLRRESYLALLLERPAVHERLLHLLGAARWPARYLQQHPGVIDELASDAILKERFVAADFEHELAMRLAALQSTGEDDDETLLNLLRRAHHAEVFRTLARDIEGRITVEQVADDLSALADSVLRITAQWCWSRLKSRHRDTPRFGIVGYGKLGGKELGYGSDLDIVFVFDDDDDRAPEVYAAYVRKLINWLTVKTGEGDLFEIDTALRPNGNSGLLVTSFESYANYQQQRGSNTAWTWEHQAMTRARFVLGSRDFPSPAGEPATDLHLHQRFDAVREAVITAPRDAAALRNEIETMRERVRGAHPVRGGLFDVKHSPGGMVDVEFAVQYLVLAESGAHRELIANVGNIALLQRAEDAGLLPKAVGYEAAKAYRELRRLQHVARLDERSGQLEPEQAQAQREAVLKLWTAVFGPVASTQSS encoded by the coding sequence ATGGCAGAAAACGCCCTCAATGTTCCTTCCCCGGCCCAGTACTCGCGCTTTGTGCAGCGCCTTCACCGCCGTTACGAGAACTGGTTTGACGCCTTGCCGCCGGGAGCCCCCGATCGGGCTCTGATGGAGCAGGCCCTGGGCACGCTGCACTCGCGCGGCCTGGATCTCTCCGCGGCGCTGCGCGTGCTGCGCCAGCTGGTGATGGAGCGCATCATCGTGCTGGACTGCGAACAGCAGGCGCCCCTCGCCGTGGTGACCAAGGCTGTCACCGAGCTGGCGGAGCTGGCCCTGGACCGTGCCTGCACCCAGGTGCGCGCCGAACTCGACACCCGGCATGGCGCACCCCAAGGCCCTGCCGGCCAGGAAGTCCAGTTCTGGGTCATAGGCATGGGCAAGCTCGGCGCCCGCGAGCTCAATGTCTCCAGCGACATCGACCTGATCTACGTCTACGAACATGACGGAGACACCCAGGGCAAGGCCGACGGCCGCGGCGTAATCTCCAACCACGAGTACTTCGGCCGCGCCGTCAAGGGCATCTTCAGCCTGATCGGCGACACCACCGAGCACGGCTTTGTCTTTCGCGTCGACCTGGCCCTGCGGCCCAACGGCAATTCCGGCGCCCCCGCCGTCTCGCTGTCCTCGCTGGAGGAGTATCTGCAGATCCATGGCCGGGAGTGGGAGCGCTTTGCCTGGCTCAAGAGCCGCATCGTGGCGCCGCTGGCCGATATCCAGACCCCCAACGTCCAGGCCCTGCGCGGCGTGGTGCTGCCCTTTGTGTTCCGCCGCTATCTGGACTATGCGGTGTTCGACTCGCTGCGCAGCCTGCACCGCCAGATCCGCGACCACGCCTCCAAGCGCAGCGCAGGCCACCCCGAGCGCGCCAACGACGTCAAGCTCTCGCGCGGCGGCATCCGCGAGATCGAATTCATCGTGCAGCTGCTGCAGGTGGTGCGCGGCGGCCAGTTCCCCGAACTGCGCCGTCGCCCCACGCTGGAAGCGCTGCAGCGCCTGGTGCAGGCCAATCTGATGAGCGCCGAAATTGCCGATGCGCTGAGCCGCGCCTACATCTTCTTGCGCCAGGTGGAGCACCGCATCCAGTATCTGGACGATCAGCAGACCCATGTGCTGCCCACACGCGACGATGATCTGCTGTGGATTGCCCGCACCCTGGGCTACGCCGATGCCTGTGGCTTTCTGCACCAGCTGGACGAGCATCGCGAACTGGTGGCACAGGAGTTCGACACCTTGCTCGGCGGTGACTCCCAGCAATGCAGCAACGGCCACTGCAATGCCGCCAAGGCCGCGGCAGGCGGGCCGCCCACGCCCAGAGACATCGAAGACCTGATCGAGGCCCTGCCTCCCTCGCTGGCCGGGCAGGTCGCCGACTGGCGCAGCAATACCCGCATCAATGGCCTGCGCGACGAGGCGCGGGCCCGTTTGTTCAGGCTGGTGGAGCGCACCTCGCAATGGGTGGAAAGCGGCCAGTCCGGCGAAGAAGCTGCCAAACGCTTTCTGCAGTGGCTGGAGCCCCTGCTACGCCGCGAAAGCTACCTTGCCCTGCTGCTGGAACGCCCGGCAGTTCACGAGAGATTGCTACATCTTTTGGGAGCTGCACGCTGGCCTGCACGGTACCTGCAGCAACACCCCGGGGTGATCGATGAGCTGGCCAGCGATGCCATCCTCAAGGAGCGCTTTGTTGCAGCAGACTTCGAGCACGAGCTGGCCATGCGCCTGGCCGCCCTGCAATCCACGGGCGAGGACGACGACGAAACCCTGCTCAATCTGCTGCGCCGCGCCCACCATGCCGAAGTCTTCCGCACGCTGGCGCGCGATATCGAAGGCCGCATTACCGTAGAGCAAGTGGCCGACGACCTCAGCGCCCTGGCTGACAGCGTGCTGCGCATCACGGCCCAATGGTGCTGGAGCCGGCTCAAGAGCCGCCATCGCGATACGCCACGTTTCGGCATCGTGGGATACGGCAAGCTGGGCGGCAAGGAACTCGGCTACGGCAGCGATCTGGACATCGTCTTCGTCTTCGATGACGACGATGACCGCGCGCCCGAGGTCTACGCGGCCTATGTGCGCAAGCTCATCAACTGGCTGACCGTCAAGACCGGTGAAGGCGATCTGTTCGAGATCGACACCGCGCTGCGCCCCAACGGCAACTCGGGCCTGCTGGTGACCAGCTTCGAGTCCTATGCCAATTACCAGCAGCAGCGCGGCAGCAACACCGCCTGGACCTGGGAGCACCAGGCCATGACGCGTGCCCGCTTTGTGCTGGGCAGCCGCGACTTTCCCTCGCCTGCAGGTGAGCCTGCGACCGATCTGCACCTGCATCAGCGCTTTGATGCGGTGCGCGAAGCCGTCATCACCGCGCCGCGCGATGCCGCTGCTCTGCGCAACGAGATTGAAACCATGCGTGAGCGGGTGCGTGGCGCCCACCCGGTACGCGGTGGCCTGTTTGACGTCAAACACAGCCCCGGCGGCATGGTGGATGTGGAATTTGCCGTGCAGTACCTGGTGCTGGCCGAATCCGGCGCTCACCGCGAGCTGATCGCCAATGTGGGCAATATCGCCTTGCTGCAACGCGCCGAAGACGCGGGCCTGCTGCCCAAGGCAGTGGGCTATGAAGCCGCCAAGGCCTACCGCGAGCTGCGCCGCCTGCAACACGTGGCAAGACTGGATGAGCGCTCCGGACAGCTGGAACCAGAGCAGGCCCAAGCCCAGCGTGAAGCGGTACTCAAGCTCTGGACTGCGGTGTTCGGGCCAGTCGCCTCAACACAAAGCAGCTAG
- a CDS encoding glutathione S-transferase C-terminal domain-containing protein, whose amino-acid sequence MKLIGSTTSPYVRKVRVVLAEKKLDYQFVEENPWEEALSPGTGNPLGKVPRLVMDGTEAMFDSRVIVEYLDTLSPVGKLIPGTGRERAEVKTWEALADGMLDAAVLVRLEATWPGRSAEQRSQAWMDRQMGKVQAALKVMSHGLGEKPFCCGGTHLTLADISVGCALAWLDFRFPEMDWRAEHPNLAALLTKLAARPSFVNTVPH is encoded by the coding sequence ATGAAACTAATAGGCTCCACCACCAGCCCCTATGTGCGCAAAGTCCGCGTCGTGCTGGCCGAAAAGAAGCTGGACTATCAATTTGTCGAAGAGAACCCCTGGGAGGAAGCGCTCTCACCGGGTACGGGCAATCCTCTGGGCAAGGTGCCGCGTCTGGTGATGGACGGCACGGAGGCCATGTTCGATTCGCGTGTCATCGTCGAATATCTGGACACACTTTCGCCGGTCGGCAAGCTGATTCCGGGCACGGGCCGCGAGCGTGCCGAGGTCAAGACCTGGGAGGCCCTGGCCGACGGCATGCTGGACGCTGCCGTTCTGGTGCGGCTGGAGGCCACCTGGCCCGGCCGCAGCGCAGAGCAGCGCAGCCAGGCCTGGATGGACCGCCAGATGGGCAAGGTCCAGGCCGCGCTCAAGGTCATGTCTCATGGATTGGGCGAGAAGCCGTTTTGCTGCGGAGGCACGCATCTGACGCTGGCCGATATCAGCGTCGGCTGTGCCCTGGCCTGGCTGGATTTCCGCTTTCCCGAGATGGACTGGCGCGCAGAGCATCCGAACTTGGCCGCCTTGCTGACCAAGCTGGCGGCGCGCCCCAGTTTTGTGAACACCGTGCCCCATTGA